The Candidatus Baltobacteraceae bacterium genome contains the following window.
GGTCCGGCGAGCGCGATTCCGGCATTGTTCACGAGACCCCGCAGCGGCACGCCGCTCTCTGCCACGAGTTGAGCCGCGGCCGCAATCGTGTCGGGGAGCGTAACGTCGACGATTACGGGCCGGATCGAGGGATTCTGCGCGGTCAGGCGCTCGCCGTCGGCGTTTTGGCGGACACCGGCGAAGACGACGAAGCCTTCCCGCGCGAGGAGCAGGGCGGTCGCTTCGCCGATTCCGGTCGAGGCGCCGGTAATCATCACCGCTTGCTTCGGGGCGCTTTCGATGGTAGTCATCGTATCCGTGATTCTCCTCGGAAGTGCGTTTAACTCGCTGCCCGGCTCGGAATAAGGGCGTATGAGTAATGAGAAGCCGAATCAGGAGCTTCCGCCGGACGTACCAAGCGGCGAATGACCGACCACGAGAAGAAAGGGCTCGCATCGCTGCGAGCCCTTTCTTTTTTTGTTCCTTGAAACGGGCTACTCGCGCGGGCGGCGCCGGCGCGGGACGCGGCGCTCGCCGCCTCCGTCGCTGGAGTCGTCGGCGCTCGGCCGGGCAGCTGGGGCCGGGGTCGGGGTCGCGGCCGCAGTCGCGTGTTCGCGCGGCCGCGGGTCGAACGTGCCGTTGCCGTTGCTCGGCGCGCTCCCGCCGCCGCCTCCGGCCATGGCGGCCTTACGCGAGAGGTTCAAGCGGCCTTTTTCGTCGACTTCCATGACCTTGACCATGACTTCGTCGCCGAGTTTTACCACGTCTTCAACCGTCGCCACGCGCGTCGGCGCGAGTTGGCTGATGTGGACGAGGCCCTCCTTGCCGGGGAGAATCTGCACGAAGGCACCGATCGGAATGATGCGCGTGACGATGCCCTTGTAGGTTTCGCCGACCATGATCTCTTTGGTGAGCTGTTCGACGATCGTTCGAGCCTTATCGCCGGACTCGCCATCGAGCGAGGTGATGAAGACCGAGCCGTCGTCCTCGATGTCGATCTTCGAAACGCCGGTGTCTTGAATGATCTTGTTGATCACCTTGCCGCCGGGGCCGATCACGTCTTTGATCTTGGCCGGATTGATCTTGATAACGATCATGCGCGGCGCGAACTTCGAGAGTTCGGTGCGCGGTTCGGCGATCGTTTCCACGAGCTTGTCGATGATGAAGAAGCGCGATTTCTTCGCCTCTTTCATCGCTTCGCGCATGATGTCGATCGTGACGCCCGCGGTCTTGATGTCCATCTGAATCGCGGTGATGCCTTTTTTGGTTCCCGCGACTTTGAAGTCCATCTCACCGAGCGAATCCTCGAGGCCTTGAATGTCCGTGAGAATCGCGTATTTCTTGCCCTTGAGCACGAGGCCCATCGCGACGCCGGCGACGTGTCCGCTAATCGGAACGCCGGCATCCATCAACGCGAGCGTGCTTCCGCAGACCGACGCCATCGACGACGAACCGTTGGATTCGAGCACTTCGCTGATGAGGCGCAAGCTGTAGGGGAAGTCTTCTTTCTTCGGCAGCACTGGCACGAGCGCGCGCTCGGCCAAGTGGCCGTGACCGATCTCGCGGCGGCCCGGAGCGCGCATCGGACGCGTCTCGCCGACCGAGTACGGCGGGAAGTTGTAGAAGTGCATGTAGCGCTTGTCTTCGAGCGCCATGATGCCGTCGAGACGCTGCGCGTCGGAGGTCGACCCGAGCGTAGCGGCGGTAAATACCTGCGTCTGTCCGCGCGTGAACACGCCCGAACCGTGAACGCGCGGGACGTAATGGATCTTCGACCAGATCGGACGGATCTCGTCGGCCTTGCGTCCGTCGGGACGAATTTTTTCGTCCACGACCATCACGCGAAGCTCTTCCTCTTCCATCGTTTTGATGATCTTATCGAAGTCTTTGTTGCTCTTGTCTTCGAGCAGCGGACGAATCGCTTCGTCTTTCTTCGTTAGGCGATCGATCGCTTCGGTGCGATTGAGCTTATCGAACGCCGAGTTGCGCTCCAGCTTTTCGACCACGCGCATCGCTTTGGCAACGTCTTTGGCAAACGTCTTGCGAACCCACTTATCGAGTTCGACGTTCGGTTTGAGCAGCGGATAGGTGCGCTTCGCCTTGCCGACTTTTTTCGCAAGCTCGTCGATCTTCTTGACGATCTTCTTGATCTCGTCGTGCGCGAACGCTACGGCATCGAGAAAATCTTCTTCCGAGATCTCGTGGCCGCCGCCCTCGACCATCATGACCGCGTCGGAGGTGCCGGCGATCACGATATCCATGCCGCCGGTTTCGTACTGCGGCAGCGTCGGGTTGATGATGAATTTGCCCGCTTCGTCGCGGCCGACGCGAACCGCGGCGACCGTCTTCTCGAACGGAATATCCGAGAACGCAAGTGCCGCACCGGCGGCGCAGACCGCGATCACGTCGTTGTCGAGTTCGGGATCGATCGAAAGCACCGTCGTAATGATCTGCACGTCGTTGCGGAACCCGTCGGGGAACAACGGACGGATCGGACGGTCGATCTGGCGAGCCGAGAGGGTGCCGTGTTCGGACGGGCGTCCTTCACGCTTAATGTAGCCGCCCGGGATCTTGCCCGCGGCATACATCTTCTCTTCGAAATCGCAGGTTAGGGGAAAAAAGTCGACGCCTTCACGGGGTTTTTCGGAGGCGGTTACGGCGGCGAGCATCACGTTTTGATCACCGTAGCGGACCAGGGCCGAGCCATTCGCTTGTTTCGCGAGCTCGCCGGTCTCGATGATCATCGTGCGCCCACCGACCTCTAATTGGACGGATTCAGGCACGGATTCTCCAGTTATTACTTCTTGTTTCGCTCTTTATTGAACCGCGACGGGTTCGGGGGGCGGGGGCTTCGGACCTGGATTCCCGGCCTTTCGCGAGCTATTATCAGACTTTTGTAGCAAGTACCCGGTCGGCCCCTGCGCCTGCCGAAGGCTTTAGCCGCGACGCACTCAAGAATACGGAAAGCCAAAGGAGCTCTACATGATCGTTCGCGTCGCGCTGATTTGCGCATTGCTCGCTATTACGCTCGCGCCGTCGCCGGCGGCTGCGCCCGATTGGCATGCGGCGCCCGCGCGCGCGACCCACGGCATGGTGGCGACCGAACAGCATTACGCGACGCAGATCGGCGTCGACGTGTTGCGGCGCGGCGGCAACGCCGTCGATGCGGCGATTGCGGTGGCGTACGCGCTCGCGGTGGTGGATCCGTGCTGCGGAAATATCGGCGGCGGCGGTTTCATGCTGGTTCGCATGCACGACGGCCGCGAGCGATTCATCGATTTCCGCGAACGCGCGCCGCAGCGTGCGACGCCGAATTTGTATCAGGACGCGCGCGGCAACGTGATCGAGGGCCTGAGCTTGAAAGGCTATCTCGCGGTCGGCGTACCCGGCACGGTGATGGGCATGGAACGCGCGCGCACCGAGTTCGGCACGATGTCGCGTGCGAAGTTGATGGCTCCGGCGATCCGGCTGGCAGCGAACGGTTACCGCATCGAAGCCGGCGACGCCGCGATCTACCGCGGGCTTCCGGCCGAAGCGTACGATGATCACCATACTCCGGGGGTGGAATCGAACGTACGCGCGATCTTCATGAGCGGCGGTCACACCCCGCAGGCCGGCGAGACGCTCGTGCAGAGCCAACTTGCGAAAACGTTGGAGACGATCTCGCGCGGGGGCGCCGCGGCGTTCTATCGCGGGCCGATCGCGAAGGCGATCGTCGCGGCGAGTGCCGCGCAGCACGGGATCGTATCGCTGGCGGATTTCCGATCGTATACCGTCGGCGAGCAGCGGCCGATTCACTGCACCTATCACGGCTACGACATGATCTCGGCGCCCCCGCCGAGCTCCGGCGGAATAACGCTGTGCGAAATTCTCAACGTCGTCTCGACGTATCCGCTCGCTCAATGGGGCTGGCACTCGACCAAATCGACGCACGATCTCATCGAGGCCGAGCGTCGCGCCTATGCCGATCGCAACACCTATCTCGGAGACCCCGCGTTCGTAAAAAATCCGAGGGCTCGACTACTGTCGGCATCGTACGCGGCGAAACTCCGCGATTCGATTGTGCCCGGCGAAGCGACGCCGTCGGTCGATATCCATCCCGGGCTCGGCCCGGTCGGACACGAAAATAACGAGACCACGCACTACTCGATCGTCGACAAGGACGGCAACGCCGCAGCCGTGACCTTCACCATCAACGATGCCTTCGGCGCCGGCGTCATCGCAGGGAACACGGGCTTTTTTCTCAACGACGAGATGGACGATTTTACGAGCAAGCCCGGCGTTCCCAATATGTTCGGACTCGTGCAGGGCGAGCGCAACGACATCCGCGGCGGCAAACGCCCGCTCTCGTCGATGACGCCGACGATCGTGACGCACGACGGCAAACTCTTCATGGTCACCGGCAGCCCCGGCGGTTCGCGCATCATCACGATCGTGCTGGCGACGCTGCGCAACGTCATCGATTACAACATGAACGTGCAAGACGCCGTCAACGCTCCGCGGATGCACATGCAATGGCTCCCCGATCAAATCCAATACGAGCCGGGCGCATTTAGCGATGCAACGATGAAACGACTGACGGCGATGGGCTATTCGTTCAAGGAAGTCCCGGCCTGGGGTTCGGCGCAAGCAGTCCTCATCGACCCGAAGACCGGCATCCGCTACGGCGGCACCGACCGCCGTCATCCAGCGGGCCTAGCGTCGGGTTACTGAAAAGGGCCTCCTCCGAGGGCTAGACCTGCTTTGGCGGGTATATCGGGCGCATGCAATCTTTGTCCCCCGCGCGTGTGACCGAACTCAAGGAGCACGCCAATTCCGTGCGCCAGGGCATCATCCGCTCGCTGCTCGCGGCCGGTTCCGGCCACTCGGCGGGCCCGCTGGATATGGCCGACGTCTTCACGGCGCTCTACCTGCAGATCATGCGCAACGATCCGAAGCGGCCCGATTGGGAGGACCGCGATCGTCTGCTGCTTTCGTGCGGACACATCGCCCCGGTTCGTTATAGTGCGATGGCCGAAGCCGGCTACTTTCCGAAAGAAGAGTTGCTGACGCTGCGCAAATTCGGTTCGCGTTTGCAGGGGCATCCCGAGCGCGTTCGTTTGCCCGCGCTGGAATCCACGTCGGGCCCGCTGGGCGAAGGGCTCGCGCAGGGCGTCGGCATGGCGCAGGCGGCGAAACTCGATAAGAAAGACTGGCGCGTCTACGTGGTGACGTCGGATGCCGAGCATCAATGCGGGCTGCATTGGGAGGCGATGATGACGGCCGGTAAATTCAAGCTCGACAACTTGATGTGCATCATCGATCGGAATTTCATTCAGATCGACGGCAGTACCGAAGACGTGATGCCGCTCGAACCGCTCGCGGATAAGTATCGCAGTTTCAACTGGGAAGTCTTCGAGTGCGACGGCAACGATATCGCGGCGTTCGTGGAGACCGTCGAGAAAGCGAAGCTCGTCACGGGCAAACCCACCGTTATCGTGGCGAACACGGTTCCCGGTAAGGGCGTCTCGTATATGGAAGGCGATTACACCTGGCACGGTAAGCCGCCGAACAAAGAACAAGCCGACGAAGCGCTGCGCGAACTCGCAGCCGAGCGCGAAAGGATCCTTGCACACCATGGCTAGCAGCAACCTGATGAACGGCGTCACGTCGATGCATCTGGTCGACTACACCGATGCAGCGGCGATCAAGCAGATTCCAACGCGCAACGGGTTTGGCGAAGGGCTCATCGAGGCGGGTAAAAAGAACAAAAACGTGGTCGGAATCTGCGCCGACCTGGCGGAGTCGACGCGCATGGAGGGCTTCAAAAAAGCCTGTCCCGACCAATACATGGAGATCGGCGTGGCGGAGCAGATGCTCGTCGCGATGGCGGCCGGACTCGCGGCGGCCGGCAAGATTCCGTGGATCGCTTCCTACGCGATGTTCAATCCCGGACGATCGTGGGAGCAAGTGCGTACGACCATGGCGCTCAACGAAACCAACGTGAAGATCGCCGGCGCGCACGCGGGCGTCTCCGTCGGTCCCGACGGCGCCACGCACCAGGCGATCGAAGACATTGCGATCATGCGCGTGATCCCGCACATGATGGTCGTCGTTCCGTGCGATTCGATTCAATCGAAGAAAGCGACGATCGCGCTCTCCGAAAAATTCGGACCGACCTATTTGCGATTCGGGCGCGATAAGAGCCCGGTCATCACCACCGAAGAGACGCCGTTCGAGATCGGCAAGGCACAGACGTTTCGCGAAGGCTCCGACGTGGCGATCGTCGCCTGCGGGATCCTCGTCTACAACGCATTGATCGCGGCCGAAGAACTCGCGCGCGAAGACGGCATCGAGTGCATGGTGATCAATAACCACACCGTCAAACCGATGGACGAGCCGGCGATCGTTGCCGCCGCCAAGCAATGCGGTGCGGTCGTCACGGTCGAGGAGCACCAAGTACACGCGGGCATGGGCTCGCGCGTCGCCGAGATCTTGGCTGCCAACCACGCCGTACCGATGGAGTTCGTCGGCGTCCACGACCAATTCGGACAATCCGGCGAGCCGACCCAACTCATCGAGTTCTACGGCATGGGCAAAACCGCCATCAAAGAAGCAGCACGCAAAGCCGCCAAACGCAAATAACGCTCACGCTTCGACAAGCGCATGCTTCGACAAGCTCAGCATGACAAGCACACAAGCACCCAACATGGATGACAAACACACAAGCCCCCACACGGATGACAAACACAAAGGCCCCCACTTGTCATCCTGAGCTTGTCGAAGGACGACGCTTCGACCGCCCGACGCTTCCTGACAAGCTCATGCTTCGACAAGCTCAGCATGACAAACACACAAAAGGCCCCCACTTGTCATCCTGAGCTTGACGAAGGACGCCGCTTCGATCGGCCAACGCTTCCCGACAAGCTCATGCTTCGACAAGTTCAGCATGACAAACAGAAAAAGAGCTCGCCGTCAGGCGAGCTCTTTTTTGTTTGCGCGATTTGCGATTAGCGGCGTAGGCCGAGGTCGGCGATTAGTTTGCGATAGCGCTCGAGATCTTTCTTCTGCAGATAGTTCAACAGACGGCGGCGCTGGCCGACTTGCAGGAGCAAGCCGCGGCGGCCGTGGTGATCTTTCTTGTGGATCTTCAAGTGCTCGGTCAACATGTTGATCGACGCGGTCAGGATCGCGATCTGGACGTCGGCCGAACCGGTGTCGCCCGTCGAGCGGGCGAACTTCGCCGCGATCTCGGATTTCTGGTCTTTGTTCAAAGGCATGGGGTAAGAGAACTCCTCGTTCAAGGATAGGCTCGCATCGGATGCAGGCCGTAGGTCCGCTCCGGCGACCGCGCTAGCATACCAGAGGCCCGGGCGGCAACGCAAGGACCTAGCCGGTGGGTGCCTCGTCCACGATTGGGATCGGCTTGCCGTCGGGACCGACGGCCACCATCACGAAGCGGCCGACCGTCGAGAGGCGGCGCTCGCCGGAAATCGGGTTCTCGGCCCAGAGTTCCACCTCGATGGTGATCGACGTGCGGCCCACGCGTACCACCGTGCCGATCGTCTCGGCAAACTCTCCAACGCGCACCGGCGCGCGAAAGTCGGTGCGGTCGATCGAGGCCGTAACGACCGGCTTGCGACCCGCTCGCAGCGCGGCGATCGACGCGACGATATCCATCATCGCGAGCGCCTTGCCGCCGAAGAGCGTGCCGTAGTGATTGGTGTCGCTCGGGAACACGATCTCGGTGCGGCGTTCGACGATCGGCTGCGAGGGGTCGGGCGCGTGACTCATTGCCCGCCCATTCCAGGCGCAGGATTCCTGCGCCTCGCGCGTCGAGAGGAACCGCATGGATCTCGAAATTCGCGGAAAAGTCGCGCTGGTTACCGGCGCGAGCTCGGGTCTTGGCAAGGCCTGCGCGCTGGCTCTCGCGCGCGAGGGCGTGCGCTTGGCCGTCGCCGCGCGGCGTAGGGAGGAGTTGGAAGCCGTCGCTGCCGCCGCGATCGCACGCGGCGCGTCGGATGCGCGCGCGTTCACCGTCGATTTAGCTGACGCGATCTCGATCGAAAACTTGCTTGCCGACGTACGCGCGGCGTTCGGCGACGTGGAGATACTGATTGCCAACGGCGGCGGTCCCAAGCCCGGTACGTTCACGCAGACGGCCATTGAAGATTGGGATGCCGGCTATAGAACCGTGCTGCGCAGCATGTTGCGGCTGACCGAACTCGTTGTTCCGGCGATGCGCGCGGCCAAGTGGGGCCGCGTCGTCGCGCTTACCTCGAGTTCGGTGAAACAGCCGATCGGAACGCTCGTGCTCTCGAACGCCTTTCGCACGGCGCTCGTCTCGGCATACAAAACGCTCGCGGGCGAAGTTGCAAAAGACGGCATCACCGTCAACGCGATTGCGACCGGACGAATCGAGACCGATCGTCTTCGATCGCTCTACGGCGACGACGCGGCGAAACTCGAAGCCGCCGGCCGCGAAGTGCCCATCGGCCGCATCGCCCAGCCCGATGAGTTTGCGCCGATGGTGGCTTTTCTCTGCGGCGAACCGGCAGGCTACGTGACCGGCCAAACGATCGCCGTCGACGGCGGCCTCATCGCCGGACTTTTCGGTTAGCGCGGACCGCAGCATCGGAACCCCCGCGGCGCCTCACGACCGGTTTCATATCGGCGCGCGCGCCGTTCAACGCGTCGCCCTTCGACAAGCTCAGGGTGACAAGAGGGCTTTTTGTCACGTGAGCCTGATTTTGCTAGAAGAAGATTCCTAGAAAGCGATGATGGCGTTTGCTCGGCGCGCGCTTTGCGGTGCGGCGCGGCAGGCTCGGGTGCCGTTGGTTGTAGATCGCGATCGTTCGGCGCAGACGATCCAAGCGCCGATGCGTTTGCGCGAGTGGTTGCGCGGTTGCCGTTGCCACCGCGTGCGGCGTCGAAAAAGTCATCAAAGCGAAATGCCGCGCGTCGGCCAGCATCAGCAGCGAGCGTTCGTATTCGCGCTCTGCGAGCGCGTCGTGACTCGCTCGTTCGGAGGCTTCGGCATGCTGCTCGAGCCGGCGAGCCTGCGCGACGCGCGCCACGAAGAACGCGCGATCGTGCCGCTCGCGGCCCCCCCGCAGCGCATCGAGGTACGACCGGTTGCGCCGAACGATTCGAGCATCGACCTGGGGCGCGCTTTGATGATGTCCGTGACGGACGGGACGCCCGGGCCCGCACGCGGCCAGCAGCAGCGCGGCCCCCAGCGCCGCCAGTGCCAGCAGGCCCCGCCGCCCCGATCGCGCCAATTCGCATTGCAACCCGCCGCGATAATCGCGTACCATCGAATCTCCCTATGAGTGAACGTTCCGCCGAGAAACATGAGGATTTCGTGCGGCTGCCCGAAGCGGATCGCATCCCGCCGGGCGGATCGCGCGCCTATACCGTCGGCCGGCACGAGGTCGCGCTCTTCAACATCGCGGGCGAGTTCTACGCCCTCGAGAACAGCTGCCCGCACCAAGGCGCTCCAATCGTCGATGGTTGGCTAGAGGGGTCCCTCGTGACCTGTCCGTGGCATGCGTGGTGCTTCGACGTGCGCACCGGGGCGATGACTCTTGGGGAGTTTGCCACTATCGATCGCTACGCCGTTCGCCGGGGGACGGACGGGGCGGTCTTCGTCAGCAGGGAGCCGATCCGGTCATGAATACCCACCAATCAGCCTGGGACGGCACGCGCGGAACCGCCGGCGGCACGCAGTTCGGCGCGAGCCTCAAGGCCTTCGCCGCCGAGCGGGAGATCGACGATGCCCGCCTGGCCGTAGCCGCCGGCCTCACCGTGCCCGAACTCGCGGAGGTCTTCGAGGGGGGACGCCGGCTTGGCATCAGCGCGCTCGCGCGGCTCGTAACGGTGCTGCGCACCAAGCCGATCGAATTCATGCAGCGTACGGACATCCTCTCGCTTGCCGCCTACGCCTTCGGTTTAGACCCACTCTATTTCTTGCCCGAGGGCCAGTTGCGCTACGACGCCCGAATCTATATGCGCGAGATCAACCCGCGCCACGCGGTGCCCGAGAACGACATGACGCGCCGCAATCCCACGATTAAGGCGCTCGCCGAGGACCCGCTACTCGATCCGCTGGGCAAAATCGAATTAGAGCTGGCTTATCTCCTCCGTACGGCTATCCAAGAAACCGGCGGGACGCTGTGACCGGGAGCGCGCGAGCGGTCCAGAGAATCGAGCCGGATGCAATCAGTGGAAGGTAAGCGCATCGCCGCCCTCATCGGCGATGGTTTTGAAGAATCGGAACTCATCGAACCCCGGCGCGCGCTCGAGGAAGCCGGCGCTATCGTCACGATCGTCGGTATCGACGAGAAAGCGCTCCAAAAAATTCGAGGCAAACGCGGGCTGGACGACGGCACGAGCGTGAAGGCCGAAGAACTCGTTGCCGATTGTACGGCCGACGACTTCGACGCGCTGCTCGTACCCGGCGGGAGTTCTCCGGATCACATTCGGATGAACAAGGACGTGCAGCGTTTCGTTCGCGAGTTCGACGGCGCGAAGAAACCAATGTTCGTGATCTGCCACGGTCCCCAGGTGTTGATTTCCGCGCAACTCGTGCGCGGTCGCCAGCTGACCGGGTTCCCGGCGATCGCCGACGACATTCGCAACGCCGGCGGTTTGTTTCGCGATCAGGCCGTCGTGCAAGACAGCAACTGGGTCACGTCGCGTACTCCCGACGATCTCTCGCAATTCAATCGCGCGATCCTCGAGAAACTCGCCACCACCTCCCCCGCCACCACCCTGTCATCCTGAGCCTGTCGAAGGACGAGCCTGTCGAAGGAAACAGCCCGCTACGGCACGGGGTCGTAGCGGGCTAACGCTTCACCGTATTGGCGTAAGGCTGCGAAGCCGACGATCGCGCTAAAGATGAGGACCGACGCAACGCCGAGGGCGTCGTCGTAATGCCCGCGCAACGCTACGGGCGGGCGCAGCGTGTCGGCGTACACCGTTAAAACGTACGAAACCGAAGCCGTCACCCAGGCGAACGCGATATAGAGATAGCGTGACGCGCCGCGGCGCAGCGTGGCCGAGCACGCGACGAGCGTGCTCGCGTTCACGGAGGCGAGTGCGAGCGCGAAAAACGCCGGCGGCGCGGCAAAACCGGTGAGAAATTGTACGAACCAATAGACCAGCGATGCGATCGTCACGATGACGCACGGAACCAGCGCCGTCGCGCGCGCGAGTTCGCGACCATAGAGCGGCGCGCTCTCTTCGCAGAGTTCTAGTTCGCGCAGTCGCCCCGCGCCGCGTTGCGCGGCCGCAACGACGATGCCGGTGAGCGTGCCGAAGAAGATGAGTCCCGCCATCCACGTGGCGCGCGCCGCGAGGTCGCCCGCGAGACGGTCGTGCAGCGACGCGAGGATCGCGTGCGGCTGAACGAACGCGACCACCGCCGAAGCCGTGCAAACGTACGCGATGAGCCGCATCTCCTTACGCAGCCGCGTCGCAACGATCGCTCGAATCGCGGTTCCCCGACTCATAGCGGCACCGATTCGCGGGCTCGAGACGCGGCGAACAGCTCCGCCTCGCGCGCCGACACGTGCGTCGAAAAGACGGCGCTCGAATTTGCAACGGCCATAATCTGCGGAGCGTAGGCGGCCTGCGGCCGATCGAGCACGAGCAACGCCGGGTGCGCGAGCATCGCGCCGACCAACGGATAGGCGAAGGCCTCGTGCACGCCGTCGAGGGCTGCGAGCAGCCTCGTCGCGCGCGCGAGGCTGGGCTCGCGTTCGAGACCCCAGAGTTTTGCGCGGTAGTCGATGTATGCGGCAAAGGTCGCGAACTCGTGCGGAACCGCTTCGTGCGGCACGTACCCCACGATGCGCTTCACCTGAACGGGCTGGATGCGCGGATCGAACTCACCGATGAAGATGCGGCCGGTCGTCGCCTTCACGATGCCCGCCGCCATCAGCGCGACGGTCGCAGCCTCGCGTGCATTTGCGAACGTACGCGCCGCGCGCGCGCCCGCCACGAGCGAGACGGTGAGCGGCATGACGATCGTCTCGCCTGCGCGCGCGAACGTTGCGTCGCGCATTTCGAGCAGCGTCACGCTACGCGACCACGCGTTCGAGACGCGGGTTCGGGCGTTCGGGGCGCCCGACTTTGTGACACTCTTGCCATTGCCCGCTGTGTTGAATCGCGACGATATCGGCGGTGAAATCGAATCGCCCGGATCCGTCGAAAAACGCGCTTCCGACCGCGTAGCCGTCGACGGGCACGCGATCGCGCTCGAACGCCGAGATACGCGCGGGATCGAACCCGCCGCTGACGACGATGCGTACGCCGGTGAATCCCTCGGCGTCGAGCGCGTTGCGAACGTTCCAGACCAATTGCGGAATCACGCCGGTGGGTTTGAACGTGCCCATCTCGTTCCAGATCGACTTGTCGACCAGCGTCCCCGACGTGTCGAGCCGCACGCCCCAGAGACGCTCGCCGAGCGCGCGCGCGACGGCGAGGCTCGTTCCCACGCAATCGTTATCGAAATCGACAAGCGAGATCACGTTGACCGACGGGTCGACGTATTCGGCGAACTTGAGCGTCGCCAAAACGGTGTCGCCGTCGTAGGCCGCGATCAAAGCGTGCGGTACGGTTCCCATTCCGCGAGCGCCCCACCATTCGGCGTTGGCATCGGTCGAGACGCCGAGCGCTCCGGAGATATACGCCGCATATCCGTCGCCGGTCTGCACCAAATGGTGATCGAAACGAGCGGGAAAGAACAGCACCTGTTTGCCGCCGGCCGCCGCAACGATCGAGCGCGCGTTGGTTGCGATCCGCGTTCGGCGCGAGAGGACGCCCAGGTACGGCGTTTCCAAATGCGCGAAGCGCGCGTAGTCGCCCTCGATGGTCAGCACCGTTTCGTATGGGGCGATCGAGTCGCCGTCGTGCAGCGCCGCGACCGTCAGGTGTTCCCATCCGTCGCTGCAGAGCCGCAAAATGGCGAGCGCTTCGTCGATCCCGCAAAGCACCGCATGGTCGCGCTGAAA
Protein-coding sequences here:
- a CDS encoding SDR family oxidoreductase; amino-acid sequence: MDLEIRGKVALVTGASSGLGKACALALAREGVRLAVAARRREELEAVAAAAIARGASDARAFTVDLADAISIENLLADVRAAFGDVEILIANGGGPKPGTFTQTAIEDWDAGYRTVLRSMLRLTELVVPAMRAAKWGRVVALTSSSVKQPIGTLVLSNAFRTALVSAYKTLAGEVAKDGITVNAIATGRIETDRLRSLYGDDAAKLEAAGREVPIGRIAQPDEFAPMVAFLCGEPAGYVTGQTIAVDGGLIAGLFG
- a CDS encoding transketolase, with protein sequence MQSLSPARVTELKEHANSVRQGIIRSLLAAGSGHSAGPLDMADVFTALYLQIMRNDPKRPDWEDRDRLLLSCGHIAPVRYSAMAEAGYFPKEELLTLRKFGSRLQGHPERVRLPALESTSGPLGEGLAQGVGMAQAAKLDKKDWRVYVVTSDAEHQCGLHWEAMMTAGKFKLDNLMCIIDRNFIQIDGSTEDVMPLEPLADKYRSFNWEVFECDGNDIAAFVETVEKAKLVTGKPTVIVANTVPGKGVSYMEGDYTWHGKPPNKEQADEALRELAAERERILAHHG
- a CDS encoding Rieske 2Fe-2S domain-containing protein, whose protein sequence is MSERSAEKHEDFVRLPEADRIPPGGSRAYTVGRHEVALFNIAGEFYALENSCPHQGAPIVDGWLEGSLVTCPWHAWCFDVRTGAMTLGEFATIDRYAVRRGTDGAVFVSREPIRS
- the rpsO gene encoding 30S ribosomal protein S15 gives rise to the protein MPLNKDQKSEIAAKFARSTGDTGSADVQIAILTASINMLTEHLKIHKKDHHGRRGLLLQVGQRRRLLNYLQKKDLERYRKLIADLGLRR
- a CDS encoding acyl-CoA thioesterase, which gives rise to MSHAPDPSQPIVERRTEIVFPSDTNHYGTLFGGKALAMMDIVASIAALRAGRKPVVTASIDRTDFRAPVRVGEFAETIGTVVRVGRTSITIEVELWAENPISGERRLSTVGRFVMVAVGPDGKPIPIVDEAPTG
- the ggt gene encoding gamma-glutamyltransferase is translated as MIVRVALICALLAITLAPSPAAAPDWHAAPARATHGMVATEQHYATQIGVDVLRRGGNAVDAAIAVAYALAVVDPCCGNIGGGGFMLVRMHDGRERFIDFRERAPQRATPNLYQDARGNVIEGLSLKGYLAVGVPGTVMGMERARTEFGTMSRAKLMAPAIRLAANGYRIEAGDAAIYRGLPAEAYDDHHTPGVESNVRAIFMSGGHTPQAGETLVQSQLAKTLETISRGGAAAFYRGPIAKAIVAASAAQHGIVSLADFRSYTVGEQRPIHCTYHGYDMISAPPPSSGGITLCEILNVVSTYPLAQWGWHSTKSTHDLIEAERRAYADRNTYLGDPAFVKNPRARLLSASYAAKLRDSIVPGEATPSVDIHPGLGPVGHENNETTHYSIVDKDGNAAAVTFTINDAFGAGVIAGNTGFFLNDEMDDFTSKPGVPNMFGLVQGERNDIRGGKRPLSSMTPTIVTHDGKLFMVTGSPGGSRIITIVLATLRNVIDYNMNVQDAVNAPRMHMQWLPDQIQYEPGAFSDATMKRLTAMGYSFKEVPAWGSAQAVLIDPKTGIRYGGTDRRHPAGLASGY
- a CDS encoding transketolase C-terminal domain-containing protein — encoded protein: MASSNLMNGVTSMHLVDYTDAAAIKQIPTRNGFGEGLIEAGKKNKNVVGICADLAESTRMEGFKKACPDQYMEIGVAEQMLVAMAAGLAAAGKIPWIASYAMFNPGRSWEQVRTTMALNETNVKIAGAHAGVSVGPDGATHQAIEDIAIMRVIPHMMVVVPCDSIQSKKATIALSEKFGPTYLRFGRDKSPVITTEETPFEIGKAQTFREGSDVAIVACGILVYNALIAAEELAREDGIECMVINNHTVKPMDEPAIVAAAKQCGAVVTVEEHQVHAGMGSRVAEILAANHAVPMEFVGVHDQFGQSGEPTQLIEFYGMGKTAIKEAARKAAKRK
- the pnp gene encoding polyribonucleotide nucleotidyltransferase, with the translated sequence MPESVQLEVGGRTMIIETGELAKQANGSALVRYGDQNVMLAAVTASEKPREGVDFFPLTCDFEEKMYAAGKIPGGYIKREGRPSEHGTLSARQIDRPIRPLFPDGFRNDVQIITTVLSIDPELDNDVIAVCAAGAALAFSDIPFEKTVAAVRVGRDEAGKFIINPTLPQYETGGMDIVIAGTSDAVMMVEGGGHEISEEDFLDAVAFAHDEIKKIVKKIDELAKKVGKAKRTYPLLKPNVELDKWVRKTFAKDVAKAMRVVEKLERNSAFDKLNRTEAIDRLTKKDEAIRPLLEDKSNKDFDKIIKTMEEEELRVMVVDEKIRPDGRKADEIRPIWSKIHYVPRVHGSGVFTRGQTQVFTAATLGSTSDAQRLDGIMALEDKRYMHFYNFPPYSVGETRPMRAPGRREIGHGHLAERALVPVLPKKEDFPYSLRLISEVLESNGSSSMASVCGSTLALMDAGVPISGHVAGVAMGLVLKGKKYAILTDIQGLEDSLGEMDFKVAGTKKGITAIQMDIKTAGVTIDIMREAMKEAKKSRFFIIDKLVETIAEPRTELSKFAPRMIVIKINPAKIKDVIGPGGKVINKIIQDTGVSKIDIEDDGSVFITSLDGESGDKARTIVEQLTKEIMVGETYKGIVTRIIPIGAFVQILPGKEGLVHISQLAPTRVATVEDVVKLGDEVMVKVMEVDEKGRLNLSRKAAMAGGGGGSAPSNGNGTFDPRPREHATAAATPTPAPAARPSADDSSDGGGERRVPRRRRPRE